A stretch of Oreochromis aureus strain Israel breed Guangdong linkage group 11, ZZ_aureus, whole genome shotgun sequence DNA encodes these proteins:
- the ago1 gene encoding protein argonaute-1: MEPGPSGAVPMGVFPPPLQQVFHAPRRPGMGTVGKPIRLLANYFEVEIPKMDVYHYEVDIKPDKCPRRVNREVVEYMVQHFKPQLFGDRKPVYDGKKNIYTVLALPIGSEKVDFEVTIPGEGKDRIFKVSIRWLAKVSWRLLQETLVSGRLQVPLDSVQALDVAMRHLASMRYTPVGRSFFSPPEGYYHPLGGGREVWFGFHQSVRPAMWKMMLNIDVSATAFYKAQPVIEFMCEVLDIRNIDEQPKTLTDSQRVRFTKEIKGLKVEVTHCGQMKRKYRVCNVTRRPASHQTFPLQLESGQTVECTVAQYFKQKYNLQLKYPHLPCLQVGQEQKHTYLPLEVCNIVAGQRCIKKLTDNQTSTMIKATARSAPDRQEEISRLMKNANFNLDPYIQEFGIKVKDDMAEVMGRVLPAPILQYGGRNRAIATPNQGVWDMRGKQFYNGIEIKVWAIACFAPQKQCREEVLKNFTDQLRKISKDAGMPIQGQPCFCKYAQGADSVEPMFRHLKNTYSGLQLIIVILPGKTPVYAEVKRVGDTLLGMATQCVQVKNVVKTSPQTLSNLCLKINVKLGGINNILVPHQRSAVFQQPVIFLGADVTHPPAGDGKKPSITAVVGSMDAHPSRYCATVRVQRPRQEIIEDLSYMVRELLIQFYKSTRFKPTRIIFYRDGVPEGQLPQILHYELLAIRDACIKLEKDYQPGITYIVVQKRHHTRLFCADKSERIGKSGNIPAGTTVDTSITHPFEFDFYLCSHAGIQGTSRPSHYYVLWDDNRFTADELQILTYQLCHTYVRCTRSVSIPAPAYYARLVAFRARYHLVDKEHDSGEGSHVSGQSNGRDPQALAKAVQIHHDTLRTMYFA, from the exons ATGGAGCCGGGACCGTCTGGCGCTG TGCCCATGGGGGTCTTCCCCCCACCCCTGCAGCAGGTGTTCCATGCCCCTCGCCGGCCAGGCATGGGTACCGTGGGCAAGCCCATCAGGCTGCTGGCCAACTACTTTGAAGTGGAGATCCCAAAGATGGATGTCTATCACTACGAGGTGGACATTAAGCCTGACAAGTGCCCACGACGAGTCAACAG AGAGGTGGTGGAGTACATGGTGCAGCACTTCAAGCCCCAGCTCTTTGGTGACAGGAAGCCGGTGTACGATGGCAAGAAGAACATCTACACGGTGCTAGCACTTCCTATTGGGAGTGAGAAG gtAGATTTTGAGGTGACGATTCCTGGTGAGGGAAAGGATCGAATCTTCAAGGTGTCCATCCGTTGGCTGGCCAAGGTGTCATGGCGCCTGCTGCAGGAGACTCTAGTCAGTGGCCGACTGCAGGTCCCCCTTGACTCAGTTCAAGCCCTGGATGTGGCCATGCGTCACCTGGCCTCTATGAG GTACACCCCAGTAGGCCGTTCATTTTTCTCCCCACCTGAAGGATACTACCACCCACTTGGTGGGGGAAGGGAAGTTTGGTTTGGCTTCCACCAATCGGTGCGTCCCGCCATGTGGAAGATGATGCTTAACATTGATG TGTCTGCCACGGCTTTCTACAAAGCCCAGCCTGTAATTGAGTTCATGTGTGAGGTTTTGGACATTCGCAACATTGATGAGCAACCCAAAACCCTCACTGACTCACAAAGGGTCCGCTTCACCAAGGAAATTAAAG GCCTGAAGGTGGAGGTGACCCATTGTGGCCAAATGAAAAGGAAGTATCGTGTATGCAATGTTACCAGACGTCCTGCCAGCCACCAAAC GTTTCCCCTTCAGCTTGAAAGTGGGCAGACAGTAGAATGTACAGTGGCTCAGTACTTCAAGCAGAAGTACAACTTGCAGCTCAAATACCCCCACCTACCCTGTCTACAGGTGGGGCAGGAGCAGAAGCACACCTACCTGCCTCTGGAG GTGTGTAATATTGTAGCCGGTCAACGATGCATCAAGAAACTGACAGATAATCAGACCTCAACTATGATTAAAGCCACAGCTCGCTCCGCACCCGACAGACAAGAGGAGATCAGCAGACTG ATGAAAAATGCCAACTTCAACCTGGACCCGTACATTCAGGAGTTTGGGATCAAGGTGAAAGATGACATGGCCGAGGTGATGGGCAGAGTATTGCCAGCCCCTATTCTGCAGTACGGAGGACGG aACCGTGCCATAGCTACTCCCAACCAGGGAGTGTGGGACATGAGAGGGAAGCAGTTTTATAATGGCATTGAGATCAAAGTGTGGGCTATTGCCTGCTTTGCCCCCCAGAAACAGTGCAGAGAAGAGGTGCTCAA GAACTTCACAGACCAGCTTCGTAAAATCTCAAAGGATGCTGGGATGCCAATTCAGGGCCAGCCATGCTTCTGTAAATATGCCCAGGGAGCGGACAGCGTGGAGCCCATGTTCAGACACCTGAAAAACACATACTCCGGACTTCAGCTCATCATCGTCATCCTGCCAGGAAAAACTCCAGTCTATG CGGAGGTAAAGCGTGTGGGTGACACACTCCTCGGCATGGCCACGCAATGTGTCCAGGTTAAGAACGTGGTGAAGACGTCGCCACAGACTCTGTCTAACCTTTGCCTCAAAATCAATGTGAAACTGGGAGGGATCAACAACATCCTGGTGCCTCACCAACG GTCAGCAGTGTTTCAGCAGCCGGTTATCTTCCTGGGAGCAGATGTCACACATCCTCCGGCTGGAGATGGCAAGAAGCCCTCCATTACTGCT GTGGTAGGCAGTATGGATGCCCATCCCAGCAGATACTGTGCCACAGTGCGCGTCCAGAGGCCCAGGCAGGAGATCATCGAAGATTTATCTTACATGGTGCGGGAACTGCTGATTCAGTTCTACAAGTCGACCCGCTTCAAGCCCACCAGGATCATTTTCTACAGAGACGGTGTTCCTGAGGGACAGTTGCCTCAG ATTCTCCACTACGAGCTGTTGGCCATCAGAGATGCGTGCATAAAGTTGGAGAAGGACTATCAGCCTGGTATCACCTACATCGTGGTGCAGAAACGTCACCACACACGCCTCTTCTGTGCTGATAAGTCTGAAAGG ATTGGGAAGAGTGGGAATATTCCTGCAGGGACTACAGTGGACACCAGCATCACTCATCCCTTCGAGTTTGACTTCTACCTGTGTAGTCATGCAGGAATACAG GGTACCAGCCGGCCGTCTCATTATTACGTCTTATGGGACGACAATCGCTTCACAGCTGATGAGTTGCAGATTCTAACTTACCAGTTGTGCCACACTTACGTGCGCTGTACCCGCTCAGTCTCCATCCCTGCCCCAGCCTACTATGCTCGTCTCGTGGCCTTCCGTGCCCGCTACCATCTGGTAGACAAAGAACATGACAG TGGAGAGGGCAGCCATGTGTCCGGTCAGAGTAACGGTCGGGATCCCCAGGCGTTGGCTAAGGCTGTTCAGATTCATCACGACACTCTGAGGACCATGTACTTCGCCTGA